From Humisphaera borealis, the proteins below share one genomic window:
- a CDS encoding DUF4175 family protein — MPPTMDYAATGATLLDSLRNLRRRVKLLTVAYGAGIVLASAVGLILAVVLLDYILQLPAGPRAAVNLAALAVLGYAAWVRLVRPALASITLSDLAGRIENTFPQFDDTLRSTVVFTEAKDVPGSEVMKFRTVERATEVAKQVDLSQAVALKPVWGSIAVGLGALAAFILIAAFVDPNLRKIAADRLFAGDAVWPKTVEISMIDFPSQRIAAGGDVKISMKLAKGDVKQATIKYRYDNGAWQQEIVRADANGVFATTLKAQLDTNRDLAKLQIAIEAGDDEKTLPGVTVVPQLEIRQAVATVTPPAYSKLPPSQVNLAERPVVAAVGATVDLGITFNKPLDTAKGIRIVPSDSARQAPPVEWTFPRNGQASGRFNLTTGFKTEDSFRFTLRATDTDGFENQSALEYQITVHEDAKPMVVIDEPRQSEDRTPNATVPLRISADDDYGFDSVDLVVEGKGPALASRQPWIIPLVREGVAQAGVDWQLSPNSTVERKRFTAGFGWELDKLAGVTLKPGDKLEFFVRVRDNFDLAGQRHDPVDSSRLTITIISHDQFEAWMEERISTVRQELSGIKKTQDVLKSTTDEQSKETKERGKLDDAQKATMSRLANQQATAASQTKQSSQKLADLVKRATENKASEEGPKKAANEVAKQLDRTAEAPMKEATSKLNEAKDTKSDPKGSPQQQKQSAEQASQSLDQASQQQKNASEQLDQAMAKLNEFSGLRPAIEKLEDIKKKQDAVAKEYKEKLKDALGKKPEDMTTDQKKDAKELADRQAELSKETEKAIKDMEAKADKMEASKSDPAAAKAMKESAQAGKSQSVPQKQSNPQEDDGASQQMQKNQQANAQQKHKEIELGLDMMIEKLKAAERAKLEELQKQLAEMQDLLKALVARQSGHNIDNLLLQDPSAKKITDMTEADRVKLFEDARRDIAKLAELKPDLPVLTPSQEQTHRNTKDVAQKAQSLPDTAPAGKIFSAATKMEQAIVFLRQTKLTDAYQPPQVEALKNLLDALKLVDEAKKKADDQADQAKEESIKQAYVKILEKQKKIDAETLDLDKNGRDEEGNLKRSAAVRLSPDGLPKEQGELSTEAKKLGEQLASIKSIVYVWANKDIVNSMNEVKGDLAKPQTDVIVQTQQKRIEEQLEAMIKNLAQKPPEKKEFADRSGGGGGGGGGKPPPKMPTDVELRLLQDLQLAVNKATTIIDAAVKAAGGKKDAEKVTSLGGRQGELRNLLDTLIKAASQDKIALAPEPKDTEKLPEEASAQDIEDQEFMKELMENKVTADTVEKTIKLIGDRMGRSRQRLALDNDPGKTTQEIQKRIIMDLDNLIKLAQQQQQGGGKPQPGKPGDKPGEPQPGQGEGPQQAGKPGQQPGQQTGGTTAAGESSLSQGGAPNEDLSKELKEKMMEWGIITGRDRGAVMDSAGETTAEKYRKYVEDYYRELGKKATER; from the coding sequence ATGCCTCCAACCATGGACTATGCCGCCACCGGCGCGACCCTGCTCGACTCGCTGCGCAACCTGCGTCGGCGGGTCAAACTGCTGACCGTTGCCTACGGCGCGGGCATTGTGCTGGCGTCGGCGGTGGGGTTGATTCTTGCCGTCGTGCTGCTGGATTACATCCTGCAGTTGCCCGCCGGCCCGCGGGCGGCGGTGAACCTTGCCGCGCTGGCGGTGCTCGGTTACGCGGCGTGGGTGCGGCTCGTCCGCCCGGCGCTGGCGAGCATCACCCTCAGCGACCTGGCCGGCCGCATTGAAAACACCTTCCCCCAATTCGACGACACCCTCCGCAGCACCGTCGTCTTCACCGAAGCCAAAGACGTTCCCGGCTCGGAAGTGATGAAGTTCCGCACCGTCGAACGTGCCACCGAGGTCGCCAAGCAGGTGGACCTGAGCCAGGCCGTCGCGCTCAAGCCGGTCTGGGGCTCGATCGCCGTCGGGCTGGGGGCGCTCGCCGCGTTCATCCTCATCGCCGCGTTCGTCGACCCCAACCTGCGCAAGATCGCCGCCGACCGTCTTTTCGCCGGCGACGCCGTCTGGCCCAAGACCGTCGAGATCAGCATGATCGACTTTCCGTCCCAGCGGATTGCCGCCGGCGGCGACGTCAAGATCAGCATGAAGCTCGCCAAGGGGGACGTGAAGCAGGCGACCATCAAGTACCGCTACGACAACGGCGCCTGGCAGCAGGAAATCGTCCGCGCCGATGCCAACGGCGTCTTCGCCACCACCCTCAAGGCACAGCTCGATACCAACCGCGACCTGGCCAAGCTCCAGATCGCGATCGAGGCCGGCGACGACGAGAAGACTCTCCCCGGCGTCACCGTCGTGCCGCAGCTCGAAATCCGCCAGGCCGTCGCTACCGTCACCCCGCCGGCCTACAGCAAGCTGCCGCCGTCGCAGGTGAACCTCGCCGAGCGTCCAGTCGTCGCCGCCGTCGGCGCGACGGTGGACCTGGGCATCACCTTCAACAAGCCGCTCGACACCGCCAAGGGCATTCGCATCGTCCCGAGCGATTCGGCCCGCCAGGCTCCGCCGGTCGAATGGACCTTCCCGCGCAACGGGCAGGCCAGCGGCCGCTTCAACCTGACGACCGGCTTCAAGACCGAAGACTCGTTCCGGTTCACGCTCCGCGCGACCGACACCGACGGCTTCGAGAACCAGTCGGCCCTCGAATACCAGATCACCGTCCACGAAGACGCCAAGCCGATGGTCGTCATCGACGAGCCCCGCCAGAGCGAAGACCGCACGCCCAACGCGACGGTGCCGCTCCGCATCAGCGCCGACGACGACTACGGGTTCGACTCGGTCGACCTCGTCGTCGAAGGCAAGGGCCCGGCGCTGGCCAGCCGTCAGCCGTGGATCATCCCGCTCGTTCGGGAAGGCGTCGCCCAGGCCGGCGTGGACTGGCAGCTGTCGCCGAACAGCACCGTGGAGCGCAAGCGGTTCACCGCCGGCTTCGGGTGGGAACTGGACAAGCTCGCCGGCGTGACCCTCAAGCCCGGCGACAAGCTCGAGTTCTTCGTCCGCGTCCGCGACAACTTCGACCTGGCCGGTCAGCGGCACGACCCGGTCGACAGCTCGCGGCTGACGATCACCATCATCAGCCACGACCAGTTCGAAGCCTGGATGGAAGAGCGCATCAGCACCGTCCGCCAGGAACTGAGCGGCATCAAGAAGACGCAGGACGTGCTCAAGAGCACGACCGACGAGCAGTCGAAGGAGACCAAGGAACGCGGCAAGCTGGACGACGCCCAGAAGGCGACCATGTCGCGGCTCGCCAACCAGCAGGCCACCGCTGCCAGCCAGACCAAGCAGTCGAGCCAGAAGCTGGCCGACCTGGTCAAGCGGGCGACGGAGAACAAGGCGTCCGAGGAAGGCCCGAAGAAGGCCGCCAACGAAGTCGCCAAGCAGCTCGACCGCACCGCCGAAGCCCCCATGAAGGAGGCGACGAGCAAGCTGAACGAAGCCAAGGACACCAAGTCGGACCCCAAGGGTTCGCCGCAGCAGCAGAAGCAGTCGGCCGAGCAGGCCTCGCAGTCGCTCGACCAGGCCTCGCAGCAGCAGAAGAACGCCAGCGAGCAGCTCGATCAGGCGATGGCGAAGCTGAACGAGTTCAGCGGGCTTCGCCCGGCGATCGAGAAGCTGGAAGACATCAAGAAGAAGCAGGACGCGGTCGCGAAGGAATACAAGGAGAAGCTGAAGGATGCCCTCGGCAAGAAGCCGGAGGACATGACCACCGACCAGAAGAAAGACGCCAAGGAGCTGGCCGATCGCCAGGCCGAGCTTTCGAAGGAGACCGAGAAGGCGATCAAGGACATGGAAGCCAAGGCCGACAAGATGGAGGCCAGCAAGTCCGATCCCGCCGCCGCCAAGGCGATGAAGGAATCGGCCCAGGCCGGCAAGAGCCAGTCGGTGCCGCAGAAGCAGTCCAACCCGCAGGAGGACGACGGCGCTTCGCAGCAGATGCAGAAGAACCAGCAGGCCAACGCCCAGCAGAAGCACAAGGAAATCGAACTGGGCCTGGACATGATGATCGAGAAGCTCAAGGCCGCCGAGCGGGCCAAGCTCGAAGAGCTCCAGAAGCAGCTCGCCGAGATGCAGGATCTGCTCAAGGCGCTGGTGGCCCGGCAGTCCGGCCACAACATCGACAACCTGCTGCTGCAGGACCCGTCGGCAAAGAAGATCACCGACATGACCGAGGCCGACCGCGTCAAGCTGTTCGAAGACGCCCGTCGGGATATCGCCAAGCTTGCCGAACTGAAGCCCGATCTGCCAGTGCTGACGCCGTCGCAGGAACAGACCCATCGCAACACCAAAGACGTGGCGCAGAAGGCGCAGTCGCTGCCGGACACCGCGCCGGCCGGCAAGATCTTCTCGGCGGCCACCAAGATGGAGCAGGCGATCGTGTTCCTGCGTCAGACGAAGCTGACGGATGCCTATCAGCCGCCGCAGGTGGAAGCGCTCAAGAACCTGCTCGATGCCCTCAAGCTGGTGGACGAGGCCAAGAAGAAGGCCGACGACCAGGCCGACCAGGCCAAGGAAGAGTCGATCAAGCAGGCGTACGTGAAGATCCTGGAGAAGCAGAAGAAGATCGACGCCGAGACGCTGGACCTGGACAAGAACGGCCGTGATGAAGAGGGGAACCTCAAGCGGTCTGCCGCCGTGCGGCTGAGCCCCGACGGCCTGCCGAAAGAGCAGGGCGAACTGTCTACCGAGGCCAAGAAGCTCGGCGAGCAGCTCGCGTCGATCAAGTCGATCGTCTACGTCTGGGCGAACAAGGACATCGTCAACTCGATGAACGAGGTGAAGGGTGACCTGGCCAAGCCGCAGACGGACGTGATCGTCCAGACCCAGCAGAAGCGGATCGAAGAGCAGCTCGAGGCGATGATCAAGAACCTCGCCCAGAAGCCGCCGGAGAAGAAAGAGTTCGCCGATCGCAGTGGCGGCGGTGGCGGCGGTGGTGGCGGCAAGCCGCCGCCGAAGATGCCGACCGACGTCGAACTGCGTCTGCTGCAGGACCTGCAGTTGGCGGTCAATAAGGCGACCACGATCATCGACGCCGCCGTGAAGGCCGCCGGCGGCAAGAAGGACGCCGAGAAGGTGACGTCCCTCGGCGGTCGGCAGGGCGAACTGCGTAACCTGCTCGATACGCTGATCAAGGCCGCGTCGCAGGACAAGATCGCGTTGGCGCCCGAACCCAAGGACACCGAGAAGCTTCCCGAGGAAGCCAGCGCCCAGGACATCGAAGACCAGGAGTTCATGAAGGAACTCATGGAGAACAAGGTCACCGCGGACACCGTCGAGAAGACGATCAAGCTGATCGGCGACCGCATGGGCCGTTCGCGGCAGCGGCTGGCGCTGGACAACGATCCGGGCAAGACGACCCAGGAGATCCAGAAGCGCATCATCATGGACTTGGACAACCTGATTAAGCTCGCCCAGCAACAGCAGCAGGGCGGCGGCAAGCCGCAGCCAGGCAAGCCCGGCGACAAACCGGGCGAGCCACAACCCGGTCAGGGCGAAGGCCCGCAGCAGGCCGGCAAGCCGGGACAGCAGCCCGGCCAGCAGACCGGCGGCACGACCGCCGCCGGCGAGTCGAGCCTGAGCCAGGGCGGAGCGCCCAACGAGGACCTGAGCAAGGAACTGAAGGAGAAGATGATGGAGTGGGGCATCATCACCGGCCGCGACCGTGGCGCGGTGATGGACTCCGCCGGCGAAACCACCGCCGAGAAGTACCGCAAGTATGTCGAGGACTACTATCGAGAACTCGGCAAGAAGGCGACTGAACGGTGA
- a CDS encoding prenyltransferase/squalene oxidase repeat-containing protein: protein MMKRKALQRITVAAALGAIGFGLVGSLPAQEAPKPKKAGALADEANKVIGNEINDKQRKAVEKGLAWLAKRQGEQGNFQQQGYSNHAGITSLAGLAFMQAGNLPGRGKYGKEVQAVLDYVLANCQRSGLITSDSSSGPMYGHGFATLFLGEVYGMTGNEEVKEKLQRAVQLIQKTQNQEGGWRYQPAPYDADISVTICQVMGLRAARDAGIKVEKEVVDKAVEYCRRCQNPDGGFNYMAGQGPGGSGFPRSAAGVAALYYAGIFEGKEVENGLNYLKQFIPGKNSGRNEGHYFYGHYYAVQANFLAGGDYWAKWYPAIRDELCNSQQDNGAWSGDFSEDYATAMALIILQMPNRYLPVYAGKGPGS from the coding sequence ATGATGAAGCGAAAAGCATTACAGCGAATCACGGTGGCCGCCGCACTGGGCGCGATCGGTTTCGGCCTGGTCGGCTCCCTTCCGGCGCAGGAAGCGCCCAAGCCCAAGAAAGCCGGCGCGCTCGCCGACGAGGCCAACAAGGTCATCGGCAACGAGATCAACGACAAGCAGCGCAAGGCCGTCGAGAAGGGCCTGGCCTGGCTCGCCAAGCGGCAGGGCGAGCAGGGGAACTTCCAGCAGCAGGGGTATTCCAACCATGCCGGCATCACCTCGCTCGCCGGCCTCGCTTTCATGCAGGCGGGGAACCTGCCGGGCCGCGGCAAGTACGGCAAGGAAGTGCAGGCGGTCCTCGACTACGTGCTGGCCAACTGCCAGCGGTCGGGGCTGATCACCTCCGACTCCTCCTCCGGCCCGATGTACGGTCACGGCTTTGCCACGCTGTTCCTCGGCGAGGTCTACGGCATGACCGGCAACGAAGAGGTGAAGGAAAAGCTCCAGCGGGCCGTGCAACTGATCCAGAAAACCCAGAACCAGGAAGGCGGCTGGCGCTACCAGCCCGCGCCCTACGACGCCGACATCTCCGTCACCATCTGCCAGGTGATGGGCCTTCGTGCCGCCCGCGACGCGGGCATCAAGGTGGAAAAGGAAGTCGTCGACAAGGCGGTCGAGTATTGCCGCCGCTGCCAGAACCCCGACGGCGGGTTCAACTACATGGCCGGCCAGGGCCCCGGCGGCAGCGGCTTCCCGAGGTCTGCCGCCGGCGTCGCCGCGCTTTACTACGCCGGCATCTTCGAAGGCAAAGAGGTCGAGAACGGCCTGAACTACCTCAAGCAGTTCATCCCCGGCAAGAACAGCGGCCGCAACGAAGGGCACTACTTCTACGGCCACTACTACGCCGTCCAGGCCAACTTCCTCGCCGGCGGCGACTACTGGGCCAAGTGGTACCCCGCAATCCGCGACGAACTGTGCAACAGCCAGCAGGACAACGGTGCCTGGTCCGGCGACTTCAGCGAAGACTACGCGACGGCGATGGCGCTGATCATCCTGCAGATGCCGAACCGGTATCTCCCGGTGTACGCAGGCAAAGGGCCGGGTTCGTAG
- a CDS encoding NPCBM/NEW2 domain-containing protein, producing the protein MKRLITILFVAILSPVAAAEDAWTLTTADLKSESVAVKAFDGDKGLTVTPLAGGADRTVAVDRFVDLARPVAAIKPVGAYDLHLVGGDHINGDPAGMKGESIVWKTAAAGDVAVPLTRIAGIGKAGARFLAERRRDDLVVFTNGDTARGTLMDLTPEQIVVKTDAGNTPVPFASLSRVALASTVQPSGKNLKPTFRIQVDDGSVLSATTAKIADGKLEATIGGAARSIDLARVAGIEQVNGPVAFLSTRQPSANVYTPFLGSDQRFVARMNSDFEGGPIRFRDRVYPRAIAAHSYSKITWPLDGSYSAFRTRYALDPKASGGNGGDVTVRIKLDDKVVHEKTGVRPGQLFDPVIVDLGSAKELTLEVDYGAMIDSNDRLNWLEPALLKFKPE; encoded by the coding sequence ATGAAGCGACTTATCACCATTCTCTTCGTCGCGATTCTGTCGCCCGTTGCCGCTGCGGAGGACGCCTGGACGCTTACCACCGCCGACCTCAAATCCGAATCCGTCGCCGTCAAGGCTTTCGACGGGGACAAGGGCCTGACCGTCACGCCGCTGGCCGGCGGGGCGGATCGCACGGTGGCCGTCGATCGCTTCGTGGATCTGGCCCGCCCGGTCGCGGCGATCAAGCCGGTCGGCGCGTACGACCTGCACCTGGTCGGCGGCGACCACATCAACGGCGACCCGGCCGGCATGAAAGGCGAGAGCATCGTCTGGAAGACCGCCGCCGCCGGCGACGTCGCCGTCCCGCTGACGCGGATCGCCGGCATCGGCAAGGCCGGCGCGCGGTTCCTGGCCGAGCGCCGACGGGACGACCTGGTCGTCTTCACCAACGGCGACACCGCCCGCGGCACGCTGATGGACCTCACGCCGGAGCAGATCGTCGTCAAGACCGACGCCGGTAACACGCCGGTCCCGTTCGCGTCGCTGTCGCGCGTGGCGCTGGCGTCGACGGTGCAGCCGTCGGGCAAGAACCTCAAGCCGACGTTTCGCATCCAGGTGGACGACGGCTCGGTCCTGTCGGCGACCACTGCGAAGATCGCCGACGGCAAGCTCGAAGCGACCATCGGCGGGGCAGCCCGGAGCATCGACCTGGCCCGCGTCGCCGGCATCGAACAGGTGAACGGCCCGGTCGCGTTCCTGTCGACACGGCAGCCGTCGGCGAATGTGTATACGCCGTTCCTCGGGTCGGACCAGCGGTTCGTCGCCCGGATGAACAGCGACTTTGAAGGCGGGCCGATCCGCTTCCGCGACCGCGTCTATCCGCGGGCGATCGCCGCCCATTCCTACTCCAAGATCACCTGGCCGCTGGACGGCTCCTACAGCGCGTTCCGCACCCGTTACGCGCTCGACCCCAAGGCCTCCGGCGGTAACGGCGGCGACGTCACGGTACGCATCAAGCTCGACGACAAGGTCGTCCACGAGAAGACCGGCGTCCGCCCGGGACAGTTGTTCGACCCGGTCATCGTCGACCTCGGCTCGGCCAAGGAACTGACGCTCGAAGTGGACTATGGCGCGATGATCGACAGCAACGACCGCCTGAACTGGCTCGAACCGGCGCTGCTGAAGTTCAAGCCGGAGTAG
- the carA gene encoding glutamine-hydrolyzing carbamoyl-phosphate synthase small subunit, which translates to MTTTAPKTAQSVAKLALEDGTVFTGRAFGYAGTTEGEVVFNTSMTGYQEILTDPSYKGQIVTMTYPLIGNYGVNLQDVESKQPHVAGFIVKELSPLHSNYRANMSLDEYLKQNRIIGIEGIDTRALTRKLRISGSMRGVLSTETLDDAALVAKARGAKQMKGADWVQAVKPTANYGWDEKQGEWGLGKVERGDGLHVVAMDCGAKSNILRHLAERGVKVTVLPPDTTAEEILRHKPDGLFVSNGPGDPAVLDYAVKPIQGVLNHLPTFGICLGHQLLGRAIGASTYKLKFGHRGGNQPVKNLDTGRVEITSQNHGFAVDQATLEANGGVVTHINLNDGTVEGFRHSKLPVFSVQYHPEASPGPHDAAYLFDAFIEMMKTKTAPTGKRLAELQALRD; encoded by the coding sequence ATGACCACGACCGCCCCTAAAACCGCTCAGTCCGTTGCCAAGCTCGCTCTCGAAGACGGGACCGTCTTCACCGGCCGTGCCTTCGGGTATGCCGGGACGACCGAAGGGGAGGTCGTCTTCAACACCTCCATGACCGGCTACCAGGAGATCCTGACTGATCCGTCCTACAAGGGGCAGATCGTCACGATGACCTACCCGCTGATCGGCAACTACGGCGTCAACCTGCAGGACGTCGAGAGCAAACAGCCGCACGTGGCGGGGTTCATCGTCAAGGAGCTCTCGCCGTTGCACTCGAACTACCGGGCTAACATGAGCCTGGACGAGTACTTGAAGCAGAACCGCATCATCGGCATCGAGGGGATCGACACCCGCGCCCTGACGCGAAAGCTCCGCATCAGCGGGTCGATGCGAGGCGTGCTGTCGACCGAAACCCTGGACGATGCCGCACTCGTCGCCAAGGCACGGGGTGCCAAGCAGATGAAAGGCGCTGACTGGGTGCAGGCCGTCAAGCCGACGGCCAACTACGGCTGGGACGAGAAGCAGGGCGAGTGGGGCCTGGGCAAGGTCGAGCGTGGCGACGGCCTGCACGTGGTCGCGATGGACTGCGGTGCCAAGAGCAACATCCTGCGGCATCTCGCCGAGCGCGGCGTGAAGGTGACCGTCCTTCCGCCGGACACGACTGCCGAGGAGATCCTTCGCCACAAGCCCGACGGCCTGTTCGTCAGTAACGGCCCCGGCGACCCGGCCGTGCTCGACTACGCCGTCAAGCCGATCCAGGGCGTGCTCAACCATTTGCCGACCTTCGGCATCTGCCTCGGGCACCAGCTGCTGGGCCGGGCGATCGGCGCGAGCACCTACAAGCTGAAGTTCGGCCATCGCGGCGGGAACCAGCCGGTGAAGAACCTCGATACCGGCCGCGTCGAGATCACCAGCCAGAACCATGGCTTCGCCGTCGACCAGGCGACGCTCGAAGCCAACGGCGGCGTGGTGACCCACATCAACCTGAACGACGGCACCGTCGAAGGCTTCCGCCACAGCAAGCTGCCGGTCTTCAGCGTGCAGTACCACCCCGAGGCCAGCCCGGGTCCGCACGATGCGGCGTATCTGTTCGATGCGTTCATCGAGATGATGAAGACGAAGACCGCGCCGACGGGGAAGCGGCTGGCGGAGTTGCAAGCGCTGCGGGATTAG
- a CDS encoding S41 family peptidase codes for MTPLTRERVAWLTATVMIGTLAFQLNGTLAHREDDYAFVRTLVDIHRQVARNYVEPIDESKLRQGAIDGLLGQLDPYTNYVPPAKQEDFDRHLEGSFKGIGVQMDQNEAGEIRVISPIEGSPAFKAGVMAGDIILRVNGDDIKGLKIDQVQEKIKNGPLEVRLRVRHETGTEVDLPVMTRQEIIMSTVKGYKRNADASWNWFVNAKPKIGYLRITQFTPDTFDRVKAALDGMLADGMEAFILDLRFNPGGQLDQSEKIVDLFVEEGVIVVTRGRNRPERIERAEKAGTLPNFPMIVLVNEHSASASEVVAGSLQDNGRALVLGQRSYGKGSVQEVMQLDNQEGKLKMTVAYYYLPSGRLVHKKPGATDWGVEPQIKIEMTEDQQRRLVIAQADSEIIGTPPTRPAATQPATGPSSTQPTTMPLSGSVDPQLDAAVSTLIGHILLKNKPLPPATTQAAPVP; via the coding sequence ATGACCCCACTCACCCGTGAACGCGTCGCCTGGCTGACGGCTACCGTCATGATCGGCACGCTTGCGTTCCAGCTCAACGGCACGCTCGCGCATCGCGAGGACGACTACGCCTTTGTCCGCACGCTGGTGGATATCCATCGCCAGGTGGCGCGGAACTACGTCGAGCCGATCGACGAAAGCAAGCTGCGGCAGGGGGCGATCGACGGGCTGTTGGGGCAGCTCGACCCCTACACCAACTACGTTCCGCCGGCTAAGCAGGAAGACTTCGACCGCCATCTCGAAGGCAGCTTCAAGGGTATCGGCGTGCAGATGGACCAGAATGAGGCCGGCGAAATCCGCGTGATCTCGCCGATCGAAGGCAGCCCGGCATTCAAGGCAGGCGTGATGGCGGGGGACATCATCCTTCGCGTCAACGGGGACGACATCAAGGGGCTGAAGATCGACCAGGTGCAGGAGAAGATCAAGAACGGCCCGCTCGAAGTCCGCCTGCGCGTGCGACATGAGACCGGCACCGAGGTCGATCTGCCCGTGATGACCCGCCAGGAAATCATCATGTCGACCGTCAAGGGCTACAAGCGCAACGCCGACGCGAGCTGGAACTGGTTCGTCAACGCCAAGCCCAAGATCGGCTACCTGCGGATCACGCAGTTCACGCCCGACACGTTCGACCGCGTCAAAGCCGCACTCGATGGCATGCTCGCCGACGGCATGGAGGCGTTCATCCTCGACCTGCGGTTCAATCCCGGCGGACAGCTCGATCAGTCGGAGAAGATCGTCGACCTGTTCGTCGAGGAAGGTGTGATCGTCGTCACCCGCGGCCGCAACCGGCCGGAGCGCATCGAACGCGCCGAGAAAGCCGGCACGCTGCCGAACTTCCCGATGATCGTGCTGGTGAACGAGCATTCCGCCAGCGCTAGCGAAGTCGTCGCTGGCAGCCTGCAGGACAACGGCCGGGCACTCGTTCTCGGCCAGCGAAGCTACGGCAAGGGATCGGTGCAGGAGGTCATGCAGCTCGACAACCAGGAGGGCAAGCTGAAGATGACGGTCGCATACTACTACCTGCCGAGCGGCCGGCTGGTGCACAAGAAGCCCGGCGCGACCGACTGGGGCGTGGAGCCGCAGATCAAGATCGAGATGACCGAAGACCAGCAGCGACGGCTGGTGATCGCGCAGGCCGACAGCGAGATCATCGGCACGCCGCCCACGCGACCCGCCGCGACACAGCCGGCAACAGGCCCATCGAGCACGCAGCCGACGACAATGCCGCTCAGCGGTTCGGTCGATCCGCAGCTCGACGCCGCCGTCAGCACGCTGATCGGGCATATACTGCTGAAGAACAAGCCGCTGCCCCCGGCGACGACGCAGGCGGCGCCAGTGCCGTGA
- a CDS encoding tRNA (adenosine(37)-N6)-threonylcarbamoyltransferase complex transferase subunit TsaD: MPRILAIESTCDETAAAVVEDGWRVLSNVVATQIDLHAKYRGVVPEIACRAHIENILPVIQEAIAHGQVAPATGSGVSQPMAPEVGLTESRASASDSSFILPPSSFDFDAVAVAHRPGLVGSLLIGVTAAKTLAWSLGKPLIGVDHVHAHLYSVVLEKNEHPPMPAIGLVCSGGHTALYLVKSWTDVTLIGSTIDDAVGEAYDKVAAILGLGYPGGPHIDRLAATGDPKAIAFPRPLLGPGSLDFSFSGLKTAVLYAVRGVPTKDGPHIRDERHQPPAPTGQRLADVCASFQQACVDVIVKKLKRAAEKYGAKSILIGGGVSANRGLRAALQGGGTASTSGGTVVSPVLRLPVYFPPLKYCTDNAAMSGGLAHVYFEQRRFSELSLDAITFSQFAR; encoded by the coding sequence ATGCCTCGCATCCTCGCCATTGAATCCACCTGCGACGAAACCGCCGCCGCCGTCGTTGAAGACGGCTGGCGGGTGCTCTCCAACGTCGTTGCGACGCAGATCGATCTGCATGCCAAGTACCGTGGCGTCGTTCCGGAGATCGCGTGCCGGGCGCACATTGAGAATATCCTGCCGGTCATTCAGGAGGCGATCGCCCACGGGCAGGTCGCGCCGGCCACGGGCAGCGGAGTATCGCAGCCCATGGCACCCGAAGTCGGTCTGACCGAGTCCCGTGCTTCCGCCTCCGATTCATCCTTTATCCTTCCTCCTTCATCCTTTGATTTCGACGCCGTCGCCGTCGCCCACCGCCCGGGTCTTGTCGGCTCGCTGCTCATCGGCGTGACCGCCGCCAAGACGCTCGCGTGGTCGCTCGGCAAGCCTTTGATTGGCGTCGATCATGTGCACGCGCACCTCTACAGCGTCGTGCTGGAGAAGAACGAGCACCCGCCCATGCCCGCGATTGGGCTGGTCTGTTCCGGCGGGCACACGGCGTTGTACCTCGTGAAGAGCTGGACCGACGTCACGCTCATCGGCTCGACCATCGACGACGCCGTCGGCGAGGCCTACGACAAGGTCGCCGCGATCCTGGGCCTGGGCTACCCCGGCGGGCCGCACATCGACCGCCTGGCCGCGACCGGCGATCCCAAGGCGATCGCCTTTCCGCGGCCGTTGCTTGGTCCGGGTTCGCTCGACTTCTCCTTCAGCGGCCTGAAGACGGCGGTGCTGTACGCCGTCCGCGGCGTGCCGACGAAGGACGGCCCGCACATCCGCGACGAACGCCATCAACCCCCAGCCCCCACGGGCCAACGGCTCGCCGACGTCTGCGCCAGCTTCCAGCAGGCCTGCGTCGATGTGATCGTCAAGAAGCTCAAGCGCGCCGCCGAGAAGTACGGCGCGAAATCGATCCTCATCGGCGGCGGCGTGTCGGCCAACCGTGGCCTGCGGGCCGCGCTCCAAGGCGGCGGCACGGCCAGCACCTCTGGTGGCACCGTCGTCTCGCCGGTGTTGCGACTGCCGGTCTATTTCCCACCCCTCAAGTACTGCACCGACAACGCGGCCATGAGCGGCGGCCTGGCGCACGTCTACTTCGAGCAACGCCGCTTCAGCGAACTCTCGCTCGACGCGATCACATTCAGCCAGTTCGCTAGGTAG